The Natrinema caseinilyticum genomic sequence TCTCATCACTCCCGGCGAAGCCAAACTGGGCATTCTCCCGGGCAACATCTTCGCGTCGGGGAACGTCGGCCTCGTGTCCCGGTCGGGGACGCTGACCTACCAGGTGGTCGACAATCTGACCAACCGGGGCATCGGCCAGACCACGGCGATCGGGATCGGCGGCGACCCGATCATCGGCACCGACTTCGTCGACGCCCTCGAGCTGTTCGAGAACGACTCCGAAACAGACGCCATCGTCATGTGCGGCGAGATCGGCGGCGAGGACGAGGAGGAAGCCGCCGCGTTCATCGACGACAACGTCGACACGCCCGTCGCCGGCTTCATCGCCGGTCGCACGGCCCCACCGGGCAAGCGGATGGGCCACGCCGGCGCGATCGTCTCCGGGTCCGGTACTGGGACGGCGGAAAGCAAAATTTCCGCGCTCAACGACGCCGGCGTCCCCGTCGGCGATACCCCCGAGGAAGTCGCCGATCACATCGAAGACTTCCTCGCCTAACAGTAGCGAGGTCTCGGCGGCCGAGGAGAACCTGACCCGCGTCACGGTCTTCGGTCCCACCGTCGACCGGTTTTCGCCTGACCGTCCGTAACCACCCAGGGGACGGCCCGCCCGGCTATCGCTTGCACCACGATCTTCGTGTTGGTCGCAGGGCTAATGGCCAGCGATGCCAGTTCGTATCGAGTGTGACGCGTGCGGCTACATACACACGATTCCGGAGCGGACCGATGACCCGAAAACGGGCGGGACGCGCTGTCCCAACTGTGGCGAACGACCGTTCACCGTTCGTCGGAACGGGCTGCAATGGCATCCCGATCCGTGACCGCGCTCGAGGCGCGCGGCGAGGTTCGGAACGAACTCGCATCGAACGCACGGCGGGCGGTGATCTAACACGGTGGCGAACGACTACAGTCGCGTCCGGTCCCGACCAACGGTCACTTCTTCCCTCGCCCCGAAACGAGAACGGACGCGGTCAGAACAGTTTGCCGAAGACCGACCGGGGCCAGCCGAAGAAACTCGACGAGTTGTCGTCTTCCGATTTGGAGTCGGCTTCGCGATGCGCCTCCTCCCCATCGCTGTCCCCGTGTTCGGCCCCGGTGATGTCGGATTCGACCGAGCCAAACTCGATACCCTCGGGTCTTCGGCGCCGATCGTTCGATTCGGAGGGGTCTCGATCCGATGCCGACATCCGGATGCCGGGAGTGTGATTCTGACTCGATGCCGACGTCCGGTCGCCGGGAGCGTGATTCTGACTCGATGCCGACGTCGATGGACGATCGCCAGCGGACCGACTTTGACCCGACACGGTGGTGTGGTTGTCTATCGAGAGACTCTGACTCGAGGCCGTCGGACGGCCGGTGTCGGAGCGAGCGGAAGAAGTAGGAGACGATCCCGTCTCGACCCAGAGGAACTCTTCGCCTTTCGTGCGTCCGGTGAGCAGGAGATCCGCGAGTTCGTCGTCGTCGGCCAGCAGGTCGTCTGCGATTTTGGGCTCCGGCTCCGGTTCGTCTGCACTCGCGATGATATCTGCTGGACTCTCGTCTGCGAGGATGTCGTCGGCACCGTTAGTGTCGGTCGCCTCGGACCGTAGGTGGTCGAAGACTTCAGCCGCCGTTCTATCCTCGACGTCGTCGGAATTCCGCTTGGTGCCGGATTTCCGTTTGGTGCCGTTTGCATTCCCCTGCTCCGTCGTCGGTCGGCGATCGTTCCCCGCACCGTCGCCGGTCTCGAATTCCCCGAACAGGTCGTCGACGCTCGAGCCCACTTCGAACGCGCCGTCGCCCGGATTAGTGTCTATTGGGCTATCTGTCATGACCTCGCTTCTATGGAAGTGGATTATCACGTGACTTTAATTTTTGGAAAAATCTCAGTCACGATAGATGAGAAAAGAGACATATTAGTATTCTGGCCGTGAAATCGAGCTGACGAATCCAGAAGTTGACAGCCGGTCGATGCCACAGTCCGTCGGGAGACGAAGTGGAAAGCTCGTTTTCGCGAGAGGAGTAGATCGACGGGTTTGGCTCGGTGACACACGGATCAGTGCCGGCACAAACCCTATTACTGACTCCATTGAATGTGGGCCGTTGTCATGACTGGGATCGAGTACGACGATTTTCTGGACCTCGAGTACGAACCCGCGGAGACGGAACTCGTCTGTGAGTTCGCGATCGAGCCGGCTGCGGACATGACCATGGAGGCGGCGGCGAGTCGTGTCGCATCGGAATCCTCGAACGGAACGTGGGCTGCGTTGCACGTCGACGAGAACGAATTGACGGATCTCGGCGCGGTGGCCTGCGATATCGATGGGAGCGACGTCACGGTCGCCTATCCCGTCGAACTGTTCGAAGCCGGCAGCATGCCACAGATCCTCTCGTGTATCGCGGGGAACATCCTCGGCATGAAAGCCGTCGACTCGATCCGACTCGAGAACTGCCGGTGGCCGAAACCGATCGTCGACGGCTTCCCGGGTCCACAGTTCGGGACGAGCGTCGCTCGTGAGAAACTGGACGCGGGCGACCGACCGGTGCTGGCGACGGTGCCGAAACCGAAGGTGGGACTATCGACGGACGCCCACGTCGGGATCGGCGAAGCGGCCTGGCGCGGCGGGATCGACCTGTTGAAAGACGACGAGAACCTCACCGATCAGGGCTTCAACCCGTTCGTCGACCGGCTCGCGGAGAGCCTCTCGGCCCGCGACCGCGTCCAGGAGGATACCGGGGAGCGGAAGGACTACCTCGTGAACGTGACCGCAGAGACCGCCGAGATGCTAGAGCGTGTCGACCTCGTGGCGGAACACGGCGGCGGATTCGTGATGGTCGACGTGATAACCTGTGGGTGGGCCGCCGTTCAGAGCGTCCGCGAGCGGTGCGAAGACCACGGACTGGCCATCCACGCTCATCGCGCGATGCACGCTGCGTTCGACCGGGTCGACTCCCACGGCGTTTCGATGCGCGTCATCGCCCAGATCGCCCGTCTGTGCGGCGTCGATCACATCCACACCGGGACCGCGGGGTTAGGAAAACTCGAGAACGAAGACACGCCGGGAATCAACGCGTGGCTCACGGGACCGTGCCACGGCCTGAATCCCGTTCTTCCCGTCGCATCGGGCGGCCTCCATCCCGGCGTCGTCGACCAACTCCTCGATACCCTCGGAACCGATATCGTCGTTCAGGCCGGCGGTGGGGTCCACGGCCACCCCGACGGAACGCTCGCGGGCGCGAAAGCGCTGCGTCAATCCGTCGACGCGTCGATGGCCGACGAACGTCTCACCGAGTACGCCGACGACCACCCAGAACTCGCGAGGGCGCTCGAGAAGTGGGGATCCGAGACGCCCCGATGATGGTCGACGGCCTCTGACACCGATCGGTTCGATCGACTTCGACCGAATCTTTCACAGAACTAGACATTCGTCTAGATTTTAGATATATATTTATGGATATCGTTAATGTATTCCCTCATGGCTTATAAACAGTCACGACAGGGTGGGTTTCCGTCGCCGGTGACCGTCCTCACGACGGTAACGGCGGCGCTGATCGCGGGGGTGGCACTCGGCGGTGTCTTACACGCGACTGGAAGCCTGCGGTCGGTGGCTGCCGTGTACGGATTGAACGGAATCGTCAACGAATGGACGCTGGTGTTCTGTCACAGTTTCGTCGCAGCCGGTCCGTTCGTCGCGATCGTAACCCGGCTGGGAAACAGTCGGTCCGTCCCGCGGCCGCTCGCGGAGAGCTATCGGAATCCGTTTCTCTGTGCCTGCGTGGGTCTGTCGTACGGGGTATTGCTCTGGCTAACCGTCGTAGCGTACGGAGCGCCGGTCGTGCTCGGGTTCGTGACGGGCCACGCATATCCCGTCCCGCACCACCATTCGGGTAGCTTCTTCGCGCTCCTGTCGTTCGGCGCCGTTCTGGGTGCGTGGTTTCCGTTGCTCAGAGACTTCTTCACCGACCAGCGATGACTGCTCGACGCGACGGAGTCGGCGAGTGGTCGAGCCGATCGTTCGGGGCACCCGATCGCTGTGCGGCCGCCGTCAGCTCTCGTTACTCGCTGCTGTCCGATCGACGAACTCGAGGATCCGTTCGGCGATTTCCGGCCCCGCGTCTTCCTGCAGGAAGTGTGCGGCCTCACCGATCCAGATATCGGGCTGTTCACTCGCGGTGGGGATGAGGTTCCGAAGGGGGTCACGGTTGTCGGACGTAATCGGGTCCTCCTCCGCGAACAGAACGAACGCCGGTTTCTCCCATTCGGCGAGGCGGTCCCGGGCCTCGGCGAACAACTCGGCTCCCGGGTCGTCCGGCGACTGCGGAATCAGCCCCGGGAACGTCCGCGCGCCCGCCATGTACCGTTCGTCGGGGAAGGGTGCACGGTACGCGTCGACCACCTCCTCGGAGAGGTCGCGGTAACAGCCGTTTGCGACCAGCGTCCCGATATCGAGGTCGTCCGCGGTCGCGACCATCTCCGCGAACGCGTGCCACGTCTCGGTCATCTCCTGCGTTCCGTCGGGTAGCCCCGTATTCATCGGCACGAGACGGGAGAACCGATCGGGTTGTTCGGCCGAAAGCGCGAGTCCGAGCAGTCCGCCCCAGTCCTGGCAGACGAGCGTGACGTTCGTCAACTCGAGTTCCTCCACGAACGTCCGCAGCGCGTCGTAGTGCATCTCGACGGTGTACTGGTCGCGATCCTCGTATCTATCGGAGCGCCCGCAGCCGATCAGGTCCGGGACGACCACGCGGCCGCGCTCGGCGAGGATCGGCATCATCTTCCGGTAGAGAAACGACCAGGTCGGCTCGCCGTGCAGACAGAGGAACGTCTCCTCGTTCTCGTCGGCAGTCGCGCCACCGCCGGTTTCGACGTAGGCCATACGCAATTCGCCCACGTCGACGTACTGCGGCTCGTAGTCGAAATCCGGAACGTCTTCGAATCGGTCCGCTGGCACGCGGATAACCATACGATGTGATACCGTATACCACTATTCAAAAGTTGGGGAACCGACGTGAACGCCCGGGCCGTTGTTTCGAACCGGTCGTCGACCGTGCAAACCCGTTCGGCCGATAACCGGGCCCCCTATCCGTTCTCGAACGACACCTCGAGTCCATTCCGACCGGCGTGACTATCCAAAAATATTATAATCTCGTTAACCGCATCTAGCCGTGTGGTTTACGAGACAGGAAACGAGACGGTCGACGATGCTCTCGAGCGGGTCCTGGCCGGCGAGCGACTCGATAGGACCGACGGGATTGCCTTGATCGCCCAGCCGGTCGCCCCGCTCGCAGAGGCCGGTGCGGTCGTGCGCGATCACTTCGGTGACGGGACGGTCGACGCCTGCTCCATCGTCAACGCGAAGGCGGGCAACTGCGCCGAGGACTGTGGTTTCTGTGCGCAATCGGTCCACTTCGACACGGGAATCGATACCTACGGTTTTCTCGGTCCGGAGAAAATTCTCGAGGCCGCGAAACGTGCCGAACGCGACGGTGCCCAACGATTCGGCATCGTCGTCGCAGAAAAAGGCGTCTCGAAGGAACGCCACCCGGGAGAGTGGGCGGACGTCCTCGAGTCGATCAGGCTCGTTCGCGAGGAGTGCGATCTCGAAGTCGATGCCTCGCTCGGCATCCTCACCCGAGAGGAGGCCGAGATCTTAGCCGAGGAGGGGATCAACCACTACAATCACAACATCGAGACTTCCCCGCGGTACTTCCCCGAGATCGTCGGCACTCACAGCTTCGAGGATCGAGTGAAGACACTCGACGTCGCGAAAGCGGCCGGCATGGACCTCTGTGCGGGAGTCATCCTCGGAATGGGGGAGACCCCGGTCGACCGCGTGGAGGCGGCCGTCGCGCTACAGGACATCGGGGTCTCCTCGCTGCCGGTGAACGTTCTCAACCCGGTCGACGGGACGCCACTGGCCGAACGGGGGGCCGATATCACGACCGAAGAAATCGTCAAGACGGTCGCGGTCTACAAGTTGCTCCACCCCGACGCGCGAGTCCGACTCACCGGCGGCCGCGAGGCCAACCTCGCGCCCGACGAACAACACCTGCCCCTCGAGGCCGGCGCGGACGGCATCCTCACGGGGGATTATCTCACGACGGAGGGGCAGTCACCGAGGGAGGACCTCGAGATCATCGAACGGGCGGGCTTAGCGCCCAATATGGAAGTCAACGAGTTCGATCCGGCGGCGGTCGAGGCCCGCAACGACGGCACCGAACAGTCACCGACCGAGACGGTGGCCAGTGCGGGCGTAGAGTCGAGCGACGACTGACGACCCGTCGATAGCGAACCTGGCACCGACGGACGAACGAGAA encodes the following:
- the sucD gene encoding succinate--CoA ligase subunit alpha; amino-acid sequence: MSVLVDDETRVVVQGITGGEGKFHAEQMMEYGTNVVAGAVPGKGGQEAAGVPVYDTVHEAVEEENADTSVIFVPPAFAGDAIFESLDSGLDLAVAITEGIPTQDMARVNKRLTETDTRLIGPNCPGLITPGEAKLGILPGNIFASGNVGLVSRSGTLTYQVVDNLTNRGIGQTTAIGIGGDPIIGTDFVDALELFENDSETDAIVMCGEIGGEDEEEAAAFIDDNVDTPVAGFIAGRTAPPGKRMGHAGAIVSGSGTGTAESKISALNDAGVPVGDTPEEVADHIEDFLA
- the rbcL gene encoding type III ribulose-bisphosphate carboxylase encodes the protein MTGIEYDDFLDLEYEPAETELVCEFAIEPAADMTMEAAASRVASESSNGTWAALHVDENELTDLGAVACDIDGSDVTVAYPVELFEAGSMPQILSCIAGNILGMKAVDSIRLENCRWPKPIVDGFPGPQFGTSVAREKLDAGDRPVLATVPKPKVGLSTDAHVGIGEAAWRGGIDLLKDDENLTDQGFNPFVDRLAESLSARDRVQEDTGERKDYLVNVTAETAEMLERVDLVAEHGGGFVMVDVITCGWAAVQSVRERCEDHGLAIHAHRAMHAAFDRVDSHGVSMRVIAQIARLCGVDHIHTGTAGLGKLENEDTPGINAWLTGPCHGLNPVLPVASGGLHPGVVDQLLDTLGTDIVVQAGGGVHGHPDGTLAGAKALRQSVDASMADERLTEYADDHPELARALEKWGSETPR
- a CDS encoding haloalkane dehalogenase, whose translation is MVIRVPADRFEDVPDFDYEPQYVDVGELRMAYVETGGGATADENEETFLCLHGEPTWSFLYRKMMPILAERGRVVVPDLIGCGRSDRYEDRDQYTVEMHYDALRTFVEELELTNVTLVCQDWGGLLGLALSAEQPDRFSRLVPMNTGLPDGTQEMTETWHAFAEMVATADDLDIGTLVANGCYRDLSEEVVDAYRAPFPDERYMAGARTFPGLIPQSPDDPGAELFAEARDRLAEWEKPAFVLFAEEDPITSDNRDPLRNLIPTASEQPDIWIGEAAHFLQEDAGPEIAERILEFVDRTAASNES
- the bioB gene encoding biotin synthase BioB, which encodes MVYETGNETVDDALERVLAGERLDRTDGIALIAQPVAPLAEAGAVVRDHFGDGTVDACSIVNAKAGNCAEDCGFCAQSVHFDTGIDTYGFLGPEKILEAAKRAERDGAQRFGIVVAEKGVSKERHPGEWADVLESIRLVREECDLEVDASLGILTREEAEILAEEGINHYNHNIETSPRYFPEIVGTHSFEDRVKTLDVAKAAGMDLCAGVILGMGETPVDRVEAAVALQDIGVSSLPVNVLNPVDGTPLAERGADITTEEIVKTVAVYKLLHPDARVRLTGGREANLAPDEQHLPLEAGADGILTGDYLTTEGQSPREDLEIIERAGLAPNMEVNEFDPAAVEARNDGTEQSPTETVASAGVESSDD